The following coding sequences are from one Pusillimonas sp. DMV24BSW_D window:
- a CDS encoding MATE family efflux transporter translates to MNNPGTHSLFFYIKETLKQAWPVLISAWAGIAFGVLDTTMVGHASAADLQAMALSVSIYLTVFIGLMGVVHALIPIIGQYFGARQPARVGHAWGQGVWLSFGLAGVGSIALFSPNLWLMFSGTIEPEVRNGVTWYLRMLIIALPASLLFRTIYCLGTAVSRPKIVMTINLVSVGFKALFNWIFIFGKFGMPALGAVGAGLSSAIVAWMTLVIGLWVITHDPFFKPFQLRLGRPDWAELKSLLRLGLPMGGSYLVEVCAFTFMALLVAREGMFVTGGHQIMANLAALCYMLPMAIGIASASLTAQAIGAQAPHRALLTGRAGLAVVVMGASLTVVLILVFRDLIVSAYTDDTKVAAVALTLLTILPLFLFCDAMQCIMTYLLRAYKVAVVPLIMQVVALTVFGLVGGWLLGFGPWKGALQPLLDILMPGAPVGAGSLWFMAALGLGLSAILLKFWYGRIVRQYQNQFRH, encoded by the coding sequence ATGAACAACCCCGGCACGCATTCTTTGTTTTTCTATATCAAGGAAACACTTAAACAAGCCTGGCCGGTTCTCATCAGTGCCTGGGCGGGCATTGCATTCGGTGTACTGGACACCACCATGGTCGGACACGCAAGCGCCGCCGACCTTCAGGCGATGGCATTATCCGTCTCCATTTATTTAACAGTTTTCATTGGGTTGATGGGCGTGGTTCATGCACTTATCCCTATCATCGGCCAATATTTCGGTGCCCGCCAGCCTGCCCGGGTAGGGCATGCATGGGGGCAAGGCGTTTGGCTTTCCTTCGGTCTGGCCGGTGTCGGCAGCATCGCGCTGTTTTCCCCCAACCTGTGGCTGATGTTCTCGGGCACGATCGAACCTGAAGTGCGAAACGGCGTAACATGGTACTTGCGCATGTTAATTATTGCGCTTCCCGCGAGCCTGCTTTTTCGTACTATCTATTGCCTGGGCACCGCCGTATCACGACCCAAAATTGTCATGACAATCAACCTGGTCAGTGTCGGTTTCAAAGCATTGTTCAACTGGATTTTCATTTTCGGCAAATTCGGAATGCCTGCGTTGGGTGCCGTCGGCGCAGGTCTGTCTTCAGCCATTGTCGCCTGGATGACTTTAGTCATTGGATTATGGGTCATCACACATGACCCATTCTTCAAGCCCTTTCAATTAAGGCTGGGACGCCCCGACTGGGCGGAACTTAAATCGCTGTTGCGCCTGGGCTTGCCGATGGGTGGCTCATACCTGGTTGAAGTCTGTGCCTTCACATTCATGGCTTTGCTGGTTGCCCGGGAAGGCATGTTCGTAACGGGGGGGCATCAGATTATGGCGAACCTGGCCGCGCTATGTTACATGCTGCCCATGGCGATCGGTATTGCATCAGCGTCACTGACCGCTCAAGCGATCGGAGCACAAGCACCGCATCGGGCCCTGTTAACCGGGCGGGCCGGGTTGGCCGTCGTCGTCATGGGCGCCAGCCTGACTGTTGTACTCATTCTGGTTTTCCGCGACTTGATTGTGTCGGCCTATACAGATGATACCAAGGTGGCCGCTGTCGCTTTAACCCTGTTAACGATACTGCCGCTATTTCTTTTCTGTGATGCCATGCAATGCATCATGACCTACTTGTTGCGAGCGTATAAGGTTGCGGTTGTGCCACTGATCATGCAAGTGGTGGCGCTGACCGTTTTTGGTTTGGTTGGCGGCTGGCTGCTGGGCTTCGGCCCCTGGAAAGGCGCACTTCAACCCCTGCTGGATATTCTTATGCCCGGCGCCCCGGTTGGGGCCGGCAGCCTTTGGTTCATGGCCGCACTGGGGCTGGGCTTATCAGCAATCTTGCTGAAATTCTGGTACGGGCGCATCGTGCGCCAATACCAGAACCAGTTTAGACATTGA
- a CDS encoding ArnT family glycosyltransferase has translation MAPHHPRSTPARLTAPATAKLPRLYLLLLGIIYIFAGLFFREPWKTDDIVGLATMLTALNGPDQAAWLPQIGSFAHAQDGPLAMWVGAAFISVFTPIFTLFTQTLDAQIIASRLPNLLWFGLMVGAVWYATYLLGRRPEPQPLRLPFGGEPTERDYGRMIADASLLLILATAGIMWRMHETSEVPVIIAVQAVAFYSIVRMLDRPLSGAITLGLAIGAALLARGWIGALPIYLAIATAFLPTAALRARLKWVGLSVLIGTLLCLAWWIPAQSLNPYWAQYWWLWNIESFTFPSWREVFSIFRDLPWFLWPTWPFALMALWQWRSWLRAPHVWLPLMFALWPFITMLFLADSFEPEYSLMAVPFAVMAAFALPTLRRGMVNSLDWFAVMCFSLTIATVWLGWVALQAGWPEQISDNIARQTEGYDAYVSWPAVTIALAGTVAWLVLVRWRVLHRPAALWRGTVLSAGGIVTTWLLLVTLWMPALDYVRSYRDVSNSLSQAIETHQRDNECVQAIDLGVGQRAAFYVFNGLDPTSNRNCALAIIQTSPQALDAGMHPLGNMNVTLLWEGKRRPERRELFQLVRIHAQ, from the coding sequence GTGGCGCCTCATCATCCTCGATCCACTCCGGCACGACTCACCGCCCCGGCAACCGCAAAACTGCCGAGGCTCTATTTGCTATTGTTGGGCATTATTTACATTTTTGCCGGCCTGTTCTTTCGCGAACCGTGGAAAACCGACGATATCGTTGGCCTGGCCACAATGCTTACCGCACTGAACGGCCCCGACCAAGCTGCCTGGCTTCCCCAAATAGGCAGTTTTGCGCATGCTCAGGACGGCCCCCTGGCAATGTGGGTTGGCGCTGCGTTTATTAGCGTCTTTACCCCCATTTTTACGCTATTCACCCAAACACTCGACGCGCAGATTATTGCCTCACGCTTACCCAATTTACTTTGGTTCGGCCTAATGGTAGGCGCCGTGTGGTACGCCACCTACCTTTTAGGGCGACGACCCGAACCACAACCTCTGCGTTTACCGTTCGGTGGCGAGCCCACCGAGCGCGACTATGGCCGCATGATAGCCGACGCCTCACTGCTGCTGATTCTGGCAACTGCCGGCATTATGTGGCGCATGCACGAAACCTCGGAAGTGCCGGTCATTATTGCCGTACAAGCCGTAGCCTTTTACTCGATTGTTCGTATGCTCGACCGTCCATTGTCGGGCGCAATCACACTCGGTCTGGCTATCGGAGCCGCGCTTTTAGCGCGCGGCTGGATTGGCGCCCTGCCAATTTACCTTGCCATTGCCACTGCATTTTTACCGACTGCCGCTTTACGAGCCAGATTGAAATGGGTCGGCTTGTCGGTGTTGATCGGCACCCTGCTTTGCCTCGCGTGGTGGATTCCCGCGCAAAGCCTGAACCCATATTGGGCTCAATATTGGTGGTTATGGAATATTGAATCGTTCACATTCCCCAGTTGGCGCGAAGTATTCAGTATTTTCCGCGATCTGCCCTGGTTTCTTTGGCCCACCTGGCCTTTCGCACTGATGGCATTGTGGCAATGGCGATCATGGCTGCGCGCACCCCATGTATGGTTGCCCCTGATGTTTGCGCTCTGGCCCTTCATCACAATGCTGTTCCTGGCCGATTCCTTTGAACCGGAATACAGCTTAATGGCGGTACCTTTCGCCGTGATGGCGGCCTTCGCGCTGCCGACCTTGCGACGCGGCATGGTGAATTCACTCGATTGGTTTGCAGTCATGTGTTTCTCCCTCACCATCGCAACCGTGTGGTTAGGCTGGGTTGCCTTGCAGGCAGGATGGCCCGAGCAAATTTCCGACAACATTGCCCGGCAAACCGAGGGTTATGATGCGTATGTCTCCTGGCCCGCCGTAACCATTGCGTTGGCCGGTACCGTCGCCTGGCTGGTTCTTGTTCGCTGGCGCGTATTGCACCGCCCTGCGGCACTGTGGCGCGGTACGGTGCTGTCCGCCGGAGGTATCGTCACCACCTGGCTGTTACTCGTTACCCTCTGGATGCCGGCACTTGACTACGTCCGTAGCTACCGCGATGTATCAAACTCACTGAGCCAGGCAATCGAAACGCACCAGCGTGATAACGAATGTGTACAAGCCATAGATCTGGGCGTGGGACAACGCGCTGCATTTTATGTTTTTAATGGCCTGGACCCAACCAGCAACCGCAACTGTGCTCTTGCAATTATTCAAACAAGCCCTCAAGCGCTGGACGCCGGGATGCATCCGCTAGGCAACATGAACGTCACATTGCTATGGGAAGGCAAACGCCGGCCCGAACGCCGTGAACTTTTTCAGCTAGTTCGTATTCATGCACAATGA
- a CDS encoding type B 50S ribosomal protein L31 produces MKEGIHPEYREVVFLDQQTGNKFISRSTLNSRETTEIDGKTYPLFKCEVTSESHPFYTGAQTRIVETGRVEKFRARFARTTGTLKKGA; encoded by the coding sequence ATGAAAGAAGGCATTCATCCCGAATACCGCGAAGTTGTGTTTCTAGACCAACAAACGGGCAACAAATTTATTTCGCGCTCAACTTTGAACTCTCGTGAAACAACCGAGATCGACGGCAAAACCTATCCGCTGTTCAAGTGCGAAGTCACTTCGGAATCCCACCCTTTCTACACTGGCGCACAAACACGTATTGTGGAAACCGGCCGTGTCGAGAAATTCCGCGCCCGCTTTGCCCGCACTACCGGCACCCTGAAAAAAGGCGCCTGA
- the radC gene encoding RadC family protein, translating into MTHRLTRPRPVPNSAPSRERPRERLLTHGAHSLTNAELLAIILRTGIRGCDAVTLGQQLIEHFRGLRCLLSADSKSLLEMTGLGQAKTCELLAINELNRRALQEELQHGRALDQPERVKLYCTASIGHRKIEHCMALYLDSQFRLIESEEVSRGTLTQASVYPREIVKSALHHHAAALILAHNHPSGVTEASQADLALTRHLKNALALVDIRLLDHLIVTPTQAISLAEQGQV; encoded by the coding sequence ATGACACATCGCCTAACCCGGCCCCGGCCGGTGCCAAACAGCGCCCCAAGCCGGGAGCGACCACGTGAACGTTTGCTTACCCACGGCGCCCATAGCCTGACCAACGCCGAACTGCTCGCCATTATTTTGCGTACAGGTATTCGCGGCTGTGATGCCGTTACGCTGGGTCAACAACTGATCGAACACTTTCGCGGATTACGCTGCTTATTAAGCGCCGACTCAAAATCCCTGCTTGAAATGACCGGACTGGGTCAGGCCAAAACCTGTGAGCTACTTGCAATCAACGAACTCAACCGACGCGCACTCCAGGAAGAGTTGCAGCATGGGCGGGCACTGGATCAGCCGGAACGCGTAAAACTCTATTGCACGGCTTCCATCGGCCATCGCAAAATAGAACATTGCATGGCACTGTACCTTGACAGCCAATTCCGCCTGATTGAAAGCGAAGAAGTCTCCCGAGGGACGTTAACGCAAGCCTCGGTTTACCCGCGCGAGATAGTTAAATCGGCACTGCATCATCACGCCGCCGCCTTGATCCTCGCACACAACCACCCATCAGGTGTAACCGAAGCAAGTCAAGCCGACCTCGCCCTGACACGACATTTGAAAAACGCACTTGCGTTGGTCGACATCCGCTTGCTTGATCACTTGATTGTGACGCCGACACAAGCAATTTCGCTGGCTGAACAAGGACAGGTATAA
- a CDS encoding FKBP-type peptidyl-prolyl cis-trans isomerase: MTSSSDSVNVFVQPDSYLTLHYRITIISGPGKGSVFADTFSGNPATLQLGMGQWSPSLEQVLVGRAEGAEFSAEIPAAQAYGDRNPELIQWVGRKLLDQHSEPGMQYEPGDIVTFTSPEGLKYSGVCKESRDDAALFDFNHPLAGADLRLDVSLLGVM; encoded by the coding sequence TTGACCTCCTCCTCTGACTCAGTGAATGTTTTTGTCCAACCGGACTCTTACCTGACCTTGCATTATCGAATCACAATTATTTCCGGCCCGGGCAAGGGGTCGGTGTTTGCCGATACGTTCAGCGGCAATCCCGCCACCTTGCAATTAGGCATGGGGCAATGGTCGCCCAGCCTGGAGCAGGTTTTGGTTGGGCGAGCCGAAGGTGCTGAGTTCTCTGCAGAGATACCAGCGGCACAAGCCTATGGCGATCGTAACCCCGAGTTGATTCAATGGGTGGGGCGCAAATTGCTCGACCAGCACTCCGAGCCGGGCATGCAGTACGAGCCGGGAGATATTGTTACTTTTACCTCTCCTGAGGGGTTGAAGTATTCAGGCGTTTGTAAAGAGAGTCGGGATGACGCTGCTTTATTTGATTTCAACCATCCGCTGGCGGGTGCCGACCTGCGGCTGGATGTTTCGCTGTTGGGGGTAATGTGA
- the ispH gene encoding 4-hydroxy-3-methylbut-2-enyl diphosphate reductase — protein sequence MIEQPDLSTTEIVLAQPRGFCAGVDRAIEIVERALKLHGAPIYVRHEIVHNRFVVNDLREKGAIFIDELDQAPQGAIVVFSAHGVSRQVRQQAQDLGLQIFDATCPLVTKVHVEVARMRQAGREIIMIGHRGHPEVEGTLGQAEGGMYLVETPEDVWALEVLNPENLAFVTQTTLSVDDAAKVAQALRSRFPGIVEPKKSDICYATQNRQDAVKIMAPECDLVLVVGSVNSSNSNRLREVAERGGAQAYLIDDPDMIQSEWLKNARRVGLTAGASAPEVLVESVVARLKTLGAVSVRTLPGVEENVAFPLPKGLSLKTTQGS from the coding sequence ATGATTGAACAACCGGATTTGTCGACAACTGAAATTGTTTTGGCGCAACCACGTGGCTTTTGCGCTGGTGTTGATCGTGCAATTGAAATTGTCGAGCGTGCGCTCAAGCTTCACGGTGCGCCTATCTATGTCCGCCATGAAATAGTGCATAACCGGTTCGTTGTGAATGACTTGCGTGAAAAAGGCGCTATTTTTATCGATGAGCTGGATCAGGCGCCCCAGGGCGCTATTGTGGTGTTTTCCGCACACGGGGTGTCGCGGCAGGTTCGCCAACAAGCTCAGGATCTGGGTTTGCAAATTTTTGATGCAACATGCCCATTAGTCACCAAGGTTCACGTGGAAGTGGCCCGTATGCGCCAGGCTGGGCGTGAAATTATCATGATCGGCCACCGGGGCCATCCTGAGGTTGAAGGGACATTGGGTCAGGCCGAGGGTGGTATGTATCTGGTGGAAACGCCCGAGGACGTCTGGGCGCTGGAAGTTTTGAATCCTGAAAATCTGGCTTTTGTCACGCAAACGACTTTGTCGGTTGATGATGCTGCAAAAGTGGCGCAAGCTTTGCGCTCGCGTTTTCCCGGTATTGTAGAACCCAAGAAGAGTGATATTTGTTATGCCACTCAAAACCGTCAGGACGCCGTCAAAATCATGGCGCCGGAGTGCGATCTTGTGCTGGTGGTGGGGAGTGTGAATAGCTCAAACTCGAACCGATTGCGCGAAGTGGCCGAAAGAGGCGGCGCGCAGGCTTACCTTATTGATGACCCCGATATGATCCAGTCTGAATGGCTCAAGAATGCCAGGCGGGTGGGTCTGACAGCCGGGGCATCTGCGCCGGAAGTCTTGGTGGAAAGTGTGGTGGCCAGATTAAAAACGCTGGGGGCGGTTTCCGTCCGCACGCTGCCCGGCGTAGAGGAAAACGTGGCATTTCCTCTACCCAAGGGGCTGTCGTTGAAAACCACACAAGGATCCTGA
- a CDS encoding YdgA family protein produces the protein MKVFKFLLAFLVVVVALYGASSWYTGREAQSLIEHELAQANEQVLKAMGPETGAQDVQIRIRSYDRGVFTSQAEYEMQWREEDGRVVSYVFTDNLQHGPFPLAALQQGHWAPGLAFSEARLQKTESTESWVNSLDGASPVVVRTFVGFGGTGVSNWIFREANFSEADGSKVVFSGGQVDIRFSDHFQSHVASGGFDKLEMTDVYGSVMALDAISLESENALSQSGERTLDSVVKVERIGLIEPEMQDIVLSGTQVALQATQADELLTGQISYGVDAVEFGGAPLGSIVAQVSADQLNMTALTKLVQEYDAMRLEDAGTEEGLPQLDDDQARRLRAGLFEFLGNQPALTLGPVVWTNSQGQARIQLDADFVEPDQALLDAPADQLLLAVLGRLHLDAEIEKPFFEELFIQLSDEERQRASAMARMVFDLYAGRLSRAGLAVYENNTLKMNASYEEDTIRLNGEMVGLTEFLQRLFQGVL, from the coding sequence ATGAAAGTCTTCAAATTTCTCCTGGCTTTTTTGGTTGTTGTCGTTGCGCTGTATGGTGCGTCGTCCTGGTATACGGGGCGCGAGGCACAATCGTTAATTGAACACGAATTGGCGCAGGCAAATGAGCAGGTGTTAAAGGCAATGGGGCCGGAGACCGGTGCACAAGATGTTCAGATCCGTATCCGAAGCTATGACCGCGGCGTTTTCACGTCGCAGGCCGAATATGAGATGCAATGGCGTGAAGAAGATGGGCGCGTTGTCAGTTATGTATTCACTGATAATTTGCAACATGGCCCTTTCCCTTTAGCAGCCTTGCAGCAAGGGCACTGGGCGCCCGGTTTGGCGTTTAGCGAAGCGCGTTTGCAAAAAACCGAATCGACCGAGAGTTGGGTAAACAGCCTTGACGGCGCCTCCCCCGTGGTCGTTCGCACTTTTGTCGGTTTTGGTGGAACAGGCGTTTCAAACTGGATTTTTCGTGAAGCGAATTTTAGCGAGGCGGATGGCAGTAAAGTCGTTTTCAGCGGCGGGCAAGTCGATATCCGTTTTAGCGATCATTTTCAGTCGCATGTCGCCTCCGGCGGTTTCGACAAGCTTGAAATGACCGATGTGTATGGCAGTGTCATGGCGCTGGATGCGATCTCGCTTGAAAGTGAAAATGCTCTTTCGCAAAGTGGTGAGCGCACTTTAGATAGTGTGGTGAAGGTGGAACGCATTGGTCTGATTGAGCCTGAAATGCAGGACATTGTGCTGAGTGGGACTCAGGTGGCCTTGCAGGCAACCCAAGCCGACGAATTGCTAACCGGTCAAATTAGCTACGGCGTCGACGCGGTCGAGTTTGGCGGCGCTCCGTTGGGGTCTATCGTTGCTCAGGTTTCGGCCGACCAGTTGAACATGACTGCACTCACAAAGCTGGTACAGGAATATGATGCCATGCGGTTGGAAGACGCCGGCACAGAGGAGGGGTTACCGCAGCTGGATGACGACCAGGCACGTCGTCTTAGGGCCGGTTTGTTTGAGTTCCTGGGCAATCAGCCGGCATTGACTCTGGGGCCTGTTGTATGGACCAATTCTCAAGGGCAGGCACGGATTCAACTGGATGCCGATTTCGTTGAACCCGATCAGGCCTTGCTTGATGCACCTGCCGATCAATTGCTGTTGGCTGTATTAGGGCGGTTGCATCTGGACGCCGAGATTGAAAAGCCGTTCTTTGAGGAGCTTTTCATACAGCTAAGCGACGAAGAGCGGCAACGCGCGTCGGCGATGGCAAGAATGGTGTTCGATCTTTATGCCGGGCGCCTGAGCCGTGCAGGCTTGGCGGTGTATGAAAACAACACATTGAAAATGAATGCCTCCTACGAGGAGGACACCATTCGGTTGAACGGCGAAATGGTTGGGCTGACGGAATTTTTGCAGCGTCTCTTCCAGGGCGTGCTCTGA
- the phbB gene encoding acetoacetyl-CoA reductase, producing MTKRTALVTGGMGCLGEAIAKTLHDAGHTVWVTYFPEHEDPEPWLGRLREQGYEFRAVGVDVSDYESCRQGADQLAADGAKIDILINNAGITRDSSLGKMSKSNWDAVLRTNLDSVFNMTGLFYGAMVERGWGRIVSISSVNGSKGAYGQTNYSAAKAGIVGFTKALALEVARKGVTVNAVSPGYLDTPMVAQVPEDVLESQVLPQIPMGRLGKPSEIAALVAFICSEPAAFMTGANVAMNGGQHMY from the coding sequence ATGACGAAAAGAACGGCTCTGGTAACGGGGGGGATGGGGTGTTTGGGCGAAGCAATTGCCAAAACGCTTCATGATGCCGGGCATACGGTGTGGGTCACGTATTTTCCCGAGCATGAGGATCCCGAGCCATGGCTTGGCCGCTTACGCGAGCAGGGCTACGAATTTCGGGCGGTGGGTGTTGATGTGTCTGATTATGAGTCTTGCCGGCAAGGCGCTGACCAGCTTGCCGCCGACGGTGCGAAAATTGATATTCTGATCAATAATGCGGGGATAACGCGCGATTCTTCGTTGGGCAAAATGAGCAAGAGCAATTGGGATGCCGTGTTGCGGACCAACCTTGATTCGGTTTTCAACATGACCGGCTTGTTCTATGGCGCCATGGTTGAGCGGGGTTGGGGTCGTATTGTAAGTATTTCGTCGGTTAACGGCAGCAAAGGCGCGTATGGCCAAACCAATTACTCGGCCGCCAAAGCAGGTATTGTTGGGTTCACCAAAGCTCTGGCCCTCGAAGTGGCGCGTAAAGGTGTCACGGTAAATGCCGTGTCGCCGGGATACCTCGACACGCCTATGGTGGCTCAAGTGCCCGAAGATGTGCTTGAGTCGCAGGTGTTGCCTCAAATTCCAATGGGCCGTCTGGGCAAGCCGTCGGAAATTGCTGCATTGGTTGCGTTTATATGCAGCGAGCCCGCAGCCTTCATGACTGGGGCGAACGTTGCCATGAATGGTGGTCAACACATGTATTGA
- a CDS encoding phosphate acetyltransferase, translating to MHRGNSRYQVFIDRAVSEGSKLVCAVAHPCDDVSLASAAAAKEQGIFEPILVGPRIRLAKAAKGLGLDLDQFQVRDTPHSHASADLAVDLVKSGQAALLMKGSLHTDELMHAVLGAQSGLRTNRKLSHVFMMDVPGHAELLFITDAAINIFPDLETKADIVRNAIELHHALGLGKPKVAILAAVEQINPRMPSTIDAAALCKMADRGQIEGGVIDGPLALDNAISPDAARIKGIHSKVAGYAQILVVPDLEAGNMLAKNLTFLSGALAAGVVVGARVPIILTSRADSEQTRLASCAVAVCYARWLSGRKLPAT from the coding sequence ATGCACCGAGGCAATTCCCGTTACCAGGTTTTTATAGATCGCGCCGTCTCGGAAGGGAGCAAGCTGGTTTGTGCCGTGGCGCATCCTTGCGATGATGTGTCTTTAGCGTCAGCAGCCGCAGCAAAAGAGCAGGGCATTTTTGAACCCATTTTGGTGGGGCCTCGCATCCGTCTGGCCAAAGCAGCGAAGGGGCTTGGTCTCGATCTGGACCAGTTTCAGGTGCGCGACACCCCCCATAGCCATGCGTCGGCTGATTTAGCGGTCGATTTGGTCAAGTCAGGCCAAGCGGCGCTGCTCATGAAAGGCAGTTTGCATACCGACGAGTTGATGCATGCGGTGTTGGGCGCGCAAAGCGGGTTGCGTACAAACCGAAAGCTTAGCCATGTGTTCATGATGGATGTACCTGGCCACGCGGAATTACTGTTCATTACCGATGCTGCCATCAACATTTTTCCCGATCTTGAGACCAAAGCTGATATTGTGCGCAATGCCATTGAGCTGCATCATGCGCTGGGGTTGGGCAAGCCCAAGGTTGCGATCCTGGCGGCGGTTGAGCAAATTAATCCCAGGATGCCCAGCACAATTGATGCCGCCGCGCTGTGCAAGATGGCTGATCGGGGGCAAATTGAAGGGGGGGTAATCGATGGGCCTTTGGCGCTCGATAATGCCATTAGCCCTGATGCTGCGCGTATCAAAGGCATTCACTCCAAAGTTGCAGGGTATGCCCAGATTTTGGTTGTACCCGATCTTGAGGCCGGTAACATGCTGGCCAAAAATCTGACTTTCTTATCCGGCGCATTGGCCGCGGGTGTGGTGGTGGGCGCACGGGTGCCCATTATTCTTACAAGCCGGGCGGATTCCG